One Rouxiella sp. S1S-2 genomic window, CATTGGCCAGCAGTCGGGTAATGCCCATCACGGCGCTTTTCGACGCAGTATAGGAAGGCACACGGATGCCGCCCTGAAAAGAGAGCATTGAGGCGATGTTAATGATTTTTCCGCCGCGGCCCTGCTTGATAAACTGCCGAGCCACGGCCTGCGCCATAAAGAACAGCGTTTTGCTGTTGACGTTCATCACGTCGTCCCAGTCTTGTTCGCTAAACGCCAACGCATCTTCTCGACGAATGATCCCGGCATTATTAACCAGAATATCAATGTGTTCGAACTCGCTGACGGCACTTTCGAGCAGGCGTGGGATAGATTCAATGCTGGTCAGGTCAGCGCGTAAATCAAGAAATCGCCGACCCAGTGCGTGTATCTTGTCGAGCGTTTGATGGGGTTCGGAGCGATTAACACCAATTATATCGCATCCCGCCTGCGCCAGGCCGACGGCCATGGCCTGTCCCAATCCGGTATTGCAGCCGGTGACCAACGCCACTTTCCCTTGTAAATCAAAACTGTTAAGCACCATGATTGACTCTCTTATTTACCGTTCAAACTGAATGTTCATTCAAACTGCCTGGCGCCGATGATGCAGCCGCGCCCGCAGTGAATGCAGATAAATTCAGTGGGTAAAAATTATCTCAGCTCGTTAATGGCCACGTGGTCCATATCATCAAATACCTGATTTTCACCGACCATGCCCCAAATGAAGGTGTAACGCTTGGTGCCAACCCCCGAGTGAATCGACCAGCTTGGTGAAATCACTGCCTGCTCGTTGTGCACCAACAGGTGACGGGTTTCTTGTGGCTGCCCCATCATGTGAAACACGGCGGTGTCTTCGTCCATATCAAAGTAGAAATAGACTTCCATGCGGCGCTCGTGCGTGTGGCACGGCATTGTATTCCACAGGCTGCCTGGCTCAAGTTTGGTGAGGCCCATGGTGAGTTGGCAGGTTTCTAGCACGTCAGGAACGATAAACTTATTGATGGTGCGCCGGTTACCGGTTGCCGCATCGCCCAGCGTGGTGGGTGAGGCTTCGGCCAGCGTGATTTTTTTGTCTGGGAATCGGCTGTGCGCCGGTGCGCTGTTGTAATAAAACTTGGCAGGAAGCAGGGCATCTACACTGCTGAACTCGACCTGTTTTGCCCCTTTGCCGACGTAAAGCGCTTCTTCATTGCCAATTTCGTAGGTTTTGCCATCAACCACAACCAGGCCTGGCCCACCAATGTTGATGATGCCCAGTTCGCGTCGCTCAAGAAAATAGCTGACGCCCAACTGTTTACCTACTTCATTGCCCACGGACACCACGCTATAAACCGGCATCACGCCGCCAACAATGATGCGGTCAATGTGGCTGTAAGTAAGGGTGTAAGTATCTTTTTCAAAGATTTTCTCAATCAGAAACTCGCGGCGAAGTCCTGCGGTATCGAGTTGTTTGGCGTGATCGCTATGAATACTTTGACGGACTTGCATGTCATTGCCTCTTCTTCGGGTACAAAATGAAAAGGGGAGTCAGAAGGAAAATTCCAATACCCCGCTAATCCTCAATGAAAGAAGCATAGGACCATTGGCATATGAATTCAATAAAAATGAAATGATGTTTTAATTTTTGAGTGTGACGTCATGCTTTATGTCATTAACGCAAAAAAAAGACGGACTTTACAGCCCGTCTTTCTCGTTTGTTTGGATGATGCGTGGGTTAACCCAGATGTTCGACGGTCAGCTCGGTTAACGATGAAAGTTTGACATCGGCCAGGGACCAGCGCGGGTCTCCGCTTAGCGCGTGGTCTGGCACCACGATTGAGCGCATACGGGCGGCCTTGGTGGCAATCATACCGTTAAAAGAGTCTTCCAGCGTGACGCAGTCTAGCGGGTCGACACCCAGGCTTTCAGCGGCAAGTAAATAGACTTCTGGATGAGGTTTGCTGTAGGCCAGATGCTCAGCTGATGTGCGGGTCTGGAAATAGCCCTCCAGACTAAACATCTCTAATACTTTATCGAGCATATGCAGAGGTGAAGCGGAAGCCAGACCAATTTTAAGTCCACGGGCCTGACAAAGCTGTAACGCTTGTATTACGCCGGGCAGCAGCGGTTTCTTTTCTTCAACCAGTTCAATCGTGCGGGCAATAATTCGTGCAGTCACTTCTGCCTCGTTGGGGCCTTTCCAGGGCAAGGCCTGTGCCCAGAGACGTACAGTCTGATCGATACGCAGACCTAATGTATGCGGGATCAGATGTTTTTTAGTGATATCGACCCCAATGCTTGAAAAAATTTCCAGCTCAGACTGCATCCACAACGGCTCGGAATCAATTAATAGGCCATCCATGTCAAAAATTGCGGCTTGAACGGGTTTTACATGACTCATTTTTACCACTCCCGATTACACTGAATTATCTAGATTGAAAAAGAGCATAACACAGTCGTTTGGGGCACTCAGTGCAGAAATAATGAGCCATTAAAAGATGTTAACTAAAATTTTGGGCGTGTTTCGTTAACTACGGGTAAACTGACGTTTCTAATGAGACGTCCTAACGAGGGGAATTCATGACGTATCAACAGGCAGGGCGCGTCGCCGTCTTAAAAAGGATCCTGGGGTGGGTGATTTTTATACCTGCGTTGCTTTCAACGGTGATCTCACTGCTTAATTTCTTTTATGAGCAAACCAAAGCCGAAAAAGGAATCAATGCAGTAATGATTGATTTTGTTCATGTTATGGTTGACATGGCCAAGTTTAACACCCCTTTTCTGAACGTTTTTTGGTACAACGCGCCGTTACCTGTCCTAGGACAGGGCATCACCAGCGCAAATATCATGTTCATTGTGATTTACTGGCTTATTTTCGTGGGCCTTGCCCTGCAGGCAAGCGGAGCACGTATGTCGCGACAGGTGCGACACATTCGTGAGGGTGTTCAAGATCAGCTAATCCTGGAACAAACAAAAGTTACAGACGCGAGAACGCAGCAGCAGTTGGAAGAGCGGATTATTATTCCCCGTCACACCATTTTTTTGCAAATTTTCCCGCTGTATATCTTGCCGCTTATTATCGCCATCGTTGCATACTTCGTATTGAAATTATTAGGCTTGTTGGGCTAATAAATAACGTAAAATATCGATGTTATAAGCCCGGTCATATTTTTGTGACTGGGCTTTATTCAGATAATTCCTAACACCACTGCCGTTTTAGTTGTCACGTAATAATCTTTCTACCGCCCGTTCTGCGACCACCATATGCTGACCGCCAAACAGATTGCTGCGGTTCAATAAATAGTAAAGTTGATAGACCGACTGCCGCTCAATATAGCCACTGGGCAACGGGGTAATACTTTGATATCCGTCAATCAGTTGCGAGGGAACATTAGGATAGAGCGGCAGCATGGCCAAATCACATTCTCGGTCTCCCCAATAGCAGGCGGGATCGAAAATTATTGGCCCTTCACTGGACAGTGCGCAGTTATGCGGCCAAAGATCGCCGTGCAACAGGGACGGTTG contains:
- the kduD gene encoding 2-dehydro-3-deoxy-D-gluconate 5-dehydrogenase KduD; the protein is MVLNSFDLQGKVALVTGCNTGLGQAMAVGLAQAGCDIIGVNRSEPHQTLDKIHALGRRFLDLRADLTSIESIPRLLESAVSEFEHIDILVNNAGIIRREDALAFSEQDWDDVMNVNSKTLFFMAQAVARQFIKQGRGGKIINIASMLSFQGGIRVPSYTASKSAVMGITRLLANEWAKYNINVNAIAPGYMVTNNTEQLRADESRSQEILDRIPAGRWGEQQDIMGPVVFLASSASDYVNGYTLAVDGGWLAR
- the kduI gene encoding 5-dehydro-4-deoxy-D-glucuronate isomerase; amino-acid sequence: MQVRQSIHSDHAKQLDTAGLRREFLIEKIFEKDTYTLTYSHIDRIIVGGVMPVYSVVSVGNEVGKQLGVSYFLERRELGIINIGGPGLVVVDGKTYEIGNEEALYVGKGAKQVEFSSVDALLPAKFYYNSAPAHSRFPDKKITLAEASPTTLGDAATGNRRTINKFIVPDVLETCQLTMGLTKLEPGSLWNTMPCHTHERRMEVYFYFDMDEDTAVFHMMGQPQETRHLLVHNEQAVISPSWSIHSGVGTKRYTFIWGMVGENQVFDDMDHVAINELR
- the hxpB gene encoding hexitol phosphatase HxpB; amino-acid sequence: MSHVKPVQAAIFDMDGLLIDSEPLWMQSELEIFSSIGVDITKKHLIPHTLGLRIDQTVRLWAQALPWKGPNEAEVTARIIARTIELVEEKKPLLPGVIQALQLCQARGLKIGLASASPLHMLDKVLEMFSLEGYFQTRTSAEHLAYSKPHPEVYLLAAESLGVDPLDCVTLEDSFNGMIATKAARMRSIVVPDHALSGDPRWSLADVKLSSLTELTVEHLG
- a CDS encoding YniB family protein, whose translation is MTYQQAGRVAVLKRILGWVIFIPALLSTVISLLNFFYEQTKAEKGINAVMIDFVHVMVDMAKFNTPFLNVFWYNAPLPVLGQGITSANIMFIVIYWLIFVGLALQASGARMSRQVRHIREGVQDQLILEQTKVTDARTQQQLEERIIIPRHTIFLQIFPLYILPLIIAIVAYFVLKLLGLLG